A segment of the Entelurus aequoreus isolate RoL-2023_Sb linkage group LG23, RoL_Eaeq_v1.1, whole genome shotgun sequence genome:
tttacaatattttaaataattattattacataatttagCTATTTTGAGTGTGTCAATTCAGTGTATCTATTATGGTTAGATGAGAATTTGTACAAAATCAAGATTGGGTTAATTTTACTCACTGGTTTGGTTTGCATTAAAACTATCGGGTAGAAACTCCCAAAAGTCAGCAATTAAAGTGAAAAGAAAATGGAAACAGTTTCATGGTAATTTCATGTGATATAATCATGTACATTGcaaccgtccatccattttctatcacttgtccctctcgaggtggTTTGGGTCTATTCCAgctgcacaccctggacaagtcaccaacttatcgcagatagacaacattcgcaCACTTGGGttagtttagtgttgccaatcagtctatccccaggtgcatgtcttgggaTGTGGTAGGACACATGAACGCATCCtcgtcatgtcgtgtcattgctggtttacgagcagacgagcatgttcagcagcgcacaatcacggagtactaacaagcagtgtgtagacagaaaagggagaatggacgcattttggcttaaaaactaacgataaaggtgaagttataacactgaaacacccttgtgtggtgttcgggtctgtgggaccggttttcattttttactaaaagaaaaatgatacaattaattaatttttcaaactgagactcactgattttggctcattttctgtgaagaacatatatcagaatacatatttaatgaccacacaccatacacccccctacacatttctattacatataagatgtccgggttcactggacccggggctaatagaagtgtggaaattgatgttctgtgtaccacacgcacccatccacccacccacacgcacgcacgcacgcacgcacgcacgcacgcacgcacacacacacacacacacacacacacacacacacacacacacacacacacacacacacacacacacacacacacacacacacacacacacacacacacacacacacacacacacacacacacacacacacacacacacacacacagcaggcctagacaggaggaggacagagggtGTACACagtacatcagagggtcaaatgtgcgagaaaatgagagcagacagtgttgacaaacaatgttgcaaccttgtgtgagaaccgcaggtgcagaagcacaaaagaagaatccctgtgggatgcagaaactggcagataaattttccatgcaacgttcatattgttgttactcagccagcatttgtgggtctgatggacccgttacattttgtggcttttaatgcctcacaatcaaacacttttatgttaaaatactgaacagatgtttattgggataaagtAAACATctcttcagtattttaacataaaaatgtttgattgtgaggcattacaagccacaaaatgcaacgggtccatcagacccacaaacactggctgagtaacaacaatatgaacattacacaagggttaagacatggctagctagctagcggctaaagtccagctccagtcggcagtgttttagctacttctaaatcactaatcctcgcctccatggcgacaaataaagtgagtttcttacaagtatcatccctgcaggatgaggaatagctgaacatgcttcactacacaccagtgtcaaaatgtaaacaaacgtcattggtggatctactcctaacatccactgtaatgatgccaaatacagtagcatatctagtcgatgctactatgattatgtcgatattttttggcataacatcttttttcatttaaaaaaaattaatatatattatgtttataaactcaggaaaaatgtacctggacacatgaagactttgaatatgaccaatgtatgatcctgtaacgacttggtatcggattgatagctAAATTTGAATCAAACAACAcaagaataaattattattacattttaacagaactttagatagaacatgttaaaagtatgctgatgttaacagtaaattaacgagtagattaataatttattttctaccgcttgtccttaataatgttgagaaaataatagaatgataaatgatacaatatcttactgcatacgtcagcagctagattaggagcctttgtttgtttactttctactaaaagacaagttgtctagtatgttcactattttatttaaggacaaacttgcaataagaaacatatgtttaccgaaaagtatcgaaataattttggtacaggtaccacaatattggtttcaggacaacactagtctttGTCTTTATGTACATCAGTGCATAAACATCTATGCACTGATGTATCTGCATTTTAAGGCTTTTTAATTGcttatctcagggcattcaatcggtcgcaactggactgtttggtttgtcttagaagacgtttcggcTCTCATGCGAgtaagcttcatcagttcgtgctcacagACTTAGCACTGGTCAGATCTGGTTTAAAAACTAGAGTGCGCTCTGTTTTCCTTGACCCTGATTACTTTCCTTGTGCATCTAGactaaactagatctgaccaatctaagtctataagaTTATAATAACCTGGATGAATAAATCGCTTGCCATTCACAATGTAGCATCAAGACAGCTACACGTTTCTTTTCAACGGGTATCACGTGACTATTATTGTTGCACTACCGCGCATTTTTAAAACCACCTCCCAGTGCAAAACCACGTCAGCCAATCAGCAAACGGCGTTGTCACAGTCAAATTTGCATGACGCTACTACAAGACCACAACAGACAACCTGAAGCGTCATTCGTTTGTCGAAATCTCAATCACAATGCCTGAACCACAAGCCAAGGCTGCGCCCAAGAAGGGCTCCAAGAAAGCCGTTACCAAGGCTGCCGGCAAGGGCAAAGGAAAGAGGAGAAAGGCCAGGAAGGAGAGCTATGCCATCTACGTGTACAAGGTGCTGAAGCAGGTCCACCCTGACACCGGCATCTCGTCCAAGGCCATGAGCATCATGAACTCCTTCGTCAACGACATCTTCGAGCGCATCGCTACTGAGGCTTCTCGTCTGGCTCACTACAACAAGAGATCCACCATCTCTTCCAGGGAGATCCAGACTGCCGTGCGTCTCCTGCTGCCCGGCGAGCTGGCCAAGCACGCTGTGTCTGAGGGCACCAAGGCTGTCACCAAGTACACCAGCTCCAAGTAAATTGATCTCTCGATTTACACAATCAACGGCTCTTTTAAGAGCCACTCACTTCTTCATAAGAGTTATTCCTACACAAGTTGTGGCTTTTTCTCCTGCCTAAGTTAGAACTCCACGGTTAAAGTGTATGCAATTGACCCTCATAAGCCTATTATAATGTAACAATACATGTGTGATATTGAACGCTAGTGGCCTCCTGGATAGATCAGTATATTGTAGGATTATGTTTAATTTTGTCAGTGACAGCTCAGAAATAATTGTAATTTCTACTTTTTGTTGTAAACCATGCATGTAAATTAACACTCAACTGTATAAATTCGACGGTAAATTCCTGGCATGAGCATTTTAACAAAACCGACAAAATATACAATGGGCATGAGTaaaatgcatgtgtgtgtgtgtatggataaGTAAAGCAACTAGAAATAAAATCAAAACATGTTATCAGTTATTAATACAATTGTATCAAAGTttgaaatctaaaaaaaaatatctctATTGGATCAATAGTTTGTCTGTTAATGAAGAAACATGTAACCTATATATTGGATATGTGTATGCTTGAGCTATTGTGTAATAAAACAAACCAGAAAAGTACATTCAAATAAAAATAGTTTATCAAGCCAAAGTTAACTTATTTTTGATTTCACAATTGTATAATTAATACTGTTATCTTTTATAGTTGTGTGGGTTTATTTAAATGATAATTACTTGTTAAATATGTGCGCGCACCCCTCGCAACGGTTGACTGCGACACTTCTTTCAGTGGCCAATCATGTGCAACGTTCTACACATGCGCCCTGTGATGCGTGAATCGCCTCACCGCCCATGCGCGCGCTTTTGCGCATGCGCTGTGTGACAAGTAAATCAAGTGAACCAATTGTATCTTATCACTTCGGTGCGTGACTCATCAGACTTGGTAAAAATAATCACGTTTACCATCACTACATCACTTTGATGAACCACTACATGTGCAATATGACAGCAGGATCAAGGCCAAAAAATGAAAGAATAACAACACTCAGGCGGTGAGCTGTGCCTATGTTCTCTATACAATGCACATTTAAAAGTCAACATGTCTCATAAGAGCCTTTCTTCTGACTTCAGAGTCCACATCTTCCAACTGTTTCCCACAATGCATGCGTGTATATAGTCCTGTATTCATATATTTCAATACACGCACATACATAAGTTCAGATAATGATAGCCATAAAACAATATTTACACACATGACAAAGGCACATTAACATGTTTCAGAGGTGTCCACAAAAGGGACAGCGCCCACACAATTTGATTACAAATAAAACCCAAGACAATGTTATATATTTCTACTTGATAATATATATTCTGTTTAATTTATGAGTCTAATCAAGCATTTTAACACACAATCAGATATTATAAGCAAGCATTGCATGGTTGATTTTCCTCTTAATTTCTTTTTGAGATCAAAGGAGTGTGGAATAATTATTAGATAATTACTTGGACTCCTACTTGCACATACGTATGTGTGATTCTtaaattgaaaaatatatttcgacacacaatatatttttataaCATAATATACACAATAGTGTATTattataacatccatccatccatccattctaccgcttgtcgctgATATAGTTTAATATAGGCATATTGACGTAATAACGTTAGAGGTCGCTGTAGAATTGTCGCTGATGATTGGCTCAAGTCTGTCTTTTCCTCCAATAATTGGTTAGCTCTAGCTCACGTGATACTCAAATGGACCAATCAGCGCTCTCAAGCTTGATATAAAAAGGGCCGCTCGCTCTCTCTTTTCTCACATTACTTCAGTGTAACACACAATGGCAAGAACAAAGCAAACAGCGCGTAAGTCCACTGGCGGCAAAGCTCCACGGAAGCAGCTGGCCACGAAGGCTGCCCGTAAGAGTGCTCCTGCCACCGGCGGTGTGAAGAAACCTCACCGTTACAGGCCCGGTACCGTGGCTCTCCGAGAGATCCGTCGGTACCAGAAGTCCACCGAGCTGCTCATCCGCAAGCTGCCCTTCCAGCGCCTGGTGAGGGAAATCGCACAAGACTTCAAGACTGACCTGCGCTTCCAGAGCTCGGCCATCATGGCGCTGCAGGAGTCCAGCGAGGCTTACCTGGTGGGGCTTTTCGAAGACACCAACCTGTGCGCCATCCACGCTAAGAGAGTTACCATCATGCCCAAAGACATCCAGCTGGCCCGACGCATTCGCGGCGAGAGAGCATAAATAACCTCTTTCCCCACCTCAACGGCTCTTTTTAGAGCCATCTCACTTAACTTAAAGAGCAATTCCCATCTGACATtttataatatcaatcaatcaatgtttatttatatagccctaaatcacaagtgtctcaaagggctgtacaagccacaacgacatccttggtacagagcccacatacaggcaaggaaaactcaccccagtgggacgtcaatgtgaatgactgagaaaccttggagaggaccgcatgtgtgggtaaccccccacccccctctaggggagaccgaaagcaatggatgtcgagtgggtctgacataatattgtgaaagtccaacactcagcgaaagtccagtccatagtggggccagcaggaaccatcctgagcggagacgggtcagcagcgtagagatgtccccatccgatggacaggctagcggtccaccccaggttggtagcagagcagaaaagaaaaacggcagatcaactggtctaaaaagggagtctatttaaaggcctactgaaagccactactaccgaccacgcagtctgatagtttatatatcaatgatgaaatcttaacattgcaacacatgccaatacggccgggttaacttataaagtgacattttaaaattcccgggaaatatccggctgaaacattgcggtatgatgacgtatgcgcgtgacgaagtccgagtaacagaagttatggtaccccgtagaatcctatacaaaaagctctgttttcatttcataattccacaatattctggacatcttttgcaattttttaaatgaacaatgaaggctgcaaagaagacagttaaaggtgggatcagtgtattagcagcggactacagcaacacaaccaggaggactttgttggagcgctagccgcgctagccgcgctagccgccgacctcaccttgacttcctacgtctccgggccgccaaacgcatcaggtgaagtccttcgtctttctgccgatcgctggaacgcaggtgagcacgggtgttgatgagcaaatgagggctggctggcgtaggtggagagctaattttttatcatagctctgtgcagtaatcacgttagctcgtagctaaagcatttcgccgatgtattgtcgtggagataaaaggcactgaatgtccatttcgcgttctcgactctcattttcaagaagatatagtatccgaggtggtttaaaatacaaatctgtgatctacaatagaaaaaggagagtgtggaatccaatgagccagcttgtacctaagttacggtcagagcgaaaaaagatacgtccatcgctgcctctcaagtcattcactgtaacgttcctcatctacgaatctttcatcctcgctcaaattaatggggtaatcatcactttctcggtccgaatctctctcgctccattgtaaacaatggggaattgtgaggaatactagctcctgtgacgtcacgctacttccggtacaggcaaggcttttttttatcagcgagcaaaagttgcgaactttatcgtcgattttctctactaaatcctttcagcaaaaatatggcaatatcgcgaaatgatcaagtatgacacatagaatggatctgctattcccgtttaaataaaaaaaaaatcatttcagtaggcctttaaaggctagagtatacaaatgagttttaagatgagacttaaatgcttctactgaggtagcatctctaaattTTACAACACATTAACCATATCACATTTGACAGTTTTATTCCAATGCAATGCACGACATGACAATAGCTTGTATCTTTTGACCCTATAATGGGATACAAAATCCGTTTAGATGCATATTATCCAAAATTTCTAAATAGAAAGagtggactttattgtcattatgtttGCAtacaacgagattaaggactccaatttaaagtgcggtagtgggaacaaatacggtataaaaataaattacacaagaagtaatacagatagtgatgggttgatgaggcgtcatgaagcgttttgacacattgcaaaactgtattgatactgtgtagatcaggggtcaccaaccttttcgaaaccaatagatacttcttgggtactgattaatgcgaagggctaccagtttgatacacacttaaataaattgccagaaatagccaaattgctcaatgtacctttaactctatgttattattgataattaatgatatttatctttgtggaaacactgatcatcttaatgatttctcacaataaatatactgtatatagaaacagataaatatcaatatgcaacactttatttttatattttctctaagtgcacatttttcaaattgaacattttcaaatgatcacttttgtgaaatcacaatatcccattttaactagctagccactaacatttttgaacaaatcatgaattactttgcaccatgtttgtacaaataatatctcatgtaaaatacaaaagtcaactctcaaatttttaaataaatcattgaactggacaccaaatctgttatctgtttctttgtcagttagtgaagaccaagtctttaaaatattttcttggattttttttttttttttttagttttgtctctcttagaattaaaaatgtagagcaaagcgagaccagcttgctagtaaataaataacatttaaaaaatagaggcactggtaagtgcttgtcaagtgttttgcttttttcactgtgcttatcccacacttgaagggatgtaccaatgctgaatgtggcttctggatttcactcaaaagaccagaccgtagttacttttttccttttattttcctttagtttgcaagtttttccaacgaagaaacagcttcttttttcttctttagtctttttagcagtgttagtagactttagtttctttagctgtcattagctgtctttagtagcctttagcttctttagtaggtgataaacctttaaggacaaaacaccacaagattaacatgctgtaaaaaatcaatcaattatcaatcccataatttacaattacTAATCAGGCTATCAAACACCTAACAATCaaacaagtgcaagaaaatggattaatattttccctttaagttaattcagattttaaataaattgtctcaacataaatgcaccaagatacatataaaatacatttaacaccagaaacacaatagatacatgcagcagaaaacccaatatgcaaatacataaatacctaaccaattaaccacctattttagatacatatttaaaatccatatcctatataaatatattattaatttagcagtgaaacactcaatcttaaacgctgtctgctggtagaaaaataccccttttctatgccctcactagcagccaatgatccaacacagttaaatccaacactttaaaggcctactgaaactcactactaccaaccacgcagcctgatagtttatatatcaatgatgaaatcttaacattgcaaaacatgccaatacggccgggttaacttataaagtgcaattttaaatttcccgctaaacttccggttcaaagcgcctttggaggatgacgtatgcgcgtgacgtcgagagatccacggaagtgtttggaccatattggacacaatacacagagctctgttttcttcgacaaaattccacagtgttctggacatctgtgttggtgaatcttttgcaatggaggctgcaaagaagaacgttgtaggtggggtcggtgtatgcggctggctgtagcaacacaacaaggaggactttgacttggatagcagacgcgctagcggcgaactcaccttgacttcctacgtctccgggccgccgaccgcatcgtcaaacgctggaacgcaggtgagcacgggtgttgatgagctgaggagggctggctggcgtaggtggagcgctaatgtttttatcatagctctgacgaggtcccgttgttaagttagcgtcgttagcaacagcattgcttggcttcgACAGGcctcgaatacacattaaccgtgtatttacatgtccagtgtttggttcggtgtctcctgatagtagtattgttgatcttctgtctatccttccagtcaggggtttatttcttttgtttctatctgcatttgagaacgatgctatcacgttagctcagtagctaagtgtgtcaccgatgtattgtcgtggagataaaagtcactctgaatgtccatttcgcgtgctcgactctcattttcaagaggatatagtatccgaggtggtttaaaatacaaatccgtgatccacaatagaaaaaggagagagtgtggaatccaatgagccagcttgtacctaagttacggtcagagcgaaaaaagatacgtcctgcactgcccctagttcttcactctaacgtgcctcatccacgaatcgttcatcctcgctcaaattaatggggtaatcgtcgctttctcgctcctaatatctcttgctccattgtaaacaacggggaattgtgagcagcactaccgcttgtgacgtcacgctacttccggtaggggcaaggttttttttatcagcgagcaaaagttgcgaactttatcgtcgattttctctactaaatcctttcagcaaaaatatggcaatatcgcgaaatgatcaagtatgacacatagaatggatctgctattcccgtttaaatttaaaaaattcatttcagtaggcctttaagttgagcgacttcaccctcctgatgaagcaaactgctccaacatttatcaaactaagcaaagaatATCAACACTTCC
Coding sequences within it:
- the LOC133641000 gene encoding histone H2B 1/2-like, whose protein sequence is MPEPQAKAAPKKGSKKAVTKAAGKGKGKRRKARKESYAIYVYKVLKQVHPDTGISSKAMSIMNSFVNDIFERIATEASRLAHYNKRSTISSREIQTAVRLLLPGELAKHAVSEGTKAVTKYTSSK